A genomic region of Synechococcus sp. NOUM97013 contains the following coding sequences:
- a CDS encoding RNA polymerase sigma factor, RpoD/SigA family codes for MSDKPRSTGHAPIRWSGGNDLLRLYLQDIGRVDLLTSEEEVTLSRQVQQREKLLVQERDLSTRHAAIRVLLDLEELQLREANQVSHWPTRQEWARAAALPLEELNHQLNEGYTLWADEVGLEAKELQRRLREGRRARDRMIQANLRLVVAVAKKYQQRGMELLDLVQEGTLGLERAVEKFDPTRGFRFSTYAYWWIRQGITRAIATQSRTIRLPVHVTEKLNRIKRVQQEIAAEKGRLASVSDLAKELGLSEETVRQTLARVPRSISLETRVGKDQDTQLGDLLEDGKATPEQTLTRDALHDDLELLLDELSPREAEVIRSRFGLEDDHPRTLAEIGEAMALSRERVRQIETRALLKLRQPQRRSKVRDYIQGLDS; via the coding sequence TTGTCCGACAAACCACGATCGACGGGACATGCCCCGATCCGCTGGAGCGGCGGCAATGACCTGCTCCGCCTGTATCTGCAGGACATTGGTCGGGTGGATCTGCTCACCAGTGAGGAGGAGGTGACCCTCTCGCGCCAGGTGCAGCAACGGGAGAAGCTGCTGGTGCAAGAACGTGATCTGAGCACTCGGCACGCAGCGATCCGGGTGCTCCTGGACCTCGAGGAACTTCAGCTGCGTGAAGCCAATCAGGTCAGCCACTGGCCCACCCGGCAGGAATGGGCACGGGCTGCTGCACTGCCACTGGAGGAACTCAACCATCAGCTCAATGAGGGCTACACCCTCTGGGCGGATGAAGTTGGGCTAGAAGCCAAGGAGCTTCAGCGACGACTGCGGGAAGGCCGCCGAGCCAGGGATCGAATGATCCAGGCCAACTTGCGCCTGGTGGTGGCCGTGGCCAAGAAATATCAGCAACGGGGCATGGAGCTGCTTGACCTCGTGCAGGAGGGCACCCTCGGCCTGGAACGGGCGGTGGAGAAATTCGATCCCACCCGCGGCTTCCGCTTCAGCACCTACGCCTACTGGTGGATCCGCCAGGGCATCACCCGGGCCATTGCCACCCAGAGCCGCACCATTCGCCTGCCGGTTCATGTCACCGAAAAGCTGAACCGAATCAAACGGGTGCAGCAGGAAATCGCTGCAGAAAAAGGGCGTCTGGCCTCCGTGAGCGATCTGGCCAAGGAGCTCGGACTCAGCGAAGAGACCGTGCGGCAGACCCTCGCGCGCGTTCCTCGGTCTATCTCCCTCGAAACCCGGGTCGGCAAAGACCAGGACACCCAGCTGGGAGATCTGCTGGAAGACGGCAAGGCCACACCAGAGCAAACACTCACCCGTGATGCCCTCCACGACGATCTAGAACTGCTGCTCGACGAACTCTCACCGCGGGAGGCGGAAGTAATCCGCAGTCGCTTCGGCCTGGAAGACGACCATCCCCGCACCCTGGCGGAAATTGGCGAAGCGATGGCACTGTCACGGGAACGGGTGCGTCAGATCGAGACGCGCGCCCTGCTGAAACTGCGGCAACCGCAACGACGCTCCAAGGTGCGGGATTACATCCAGGGCCTTGATTCCTGA
- a CDS encoding carbohydrate porin gives MAWLFALGVAGTVSAAQNSRAENAFYSDQQGHSGREHRGEIEADLTTDQENKSERLKDRQSSQVLPIISLKEGWNLNRALSTPDWFELNASILSQNNASFSSPPVQPTSSNLINLGFRLMPLKAVSNLSPQQQKSSVHEQHDHQPFESKIAINALFTQRAGQILSSSIPNQLNTQWNFGNGPIARLNYLNLEYQAEGELISMVKLGKLMQAQDFTVNPIQCYFSSFGLCGWAEGVPSMIDIPGNPFNSYGAVVAFGDSNKANLRYGIYQIAPNTFAPKYHGMDFRFNQGNGVAHFAELRVPIVIDAQIPVQLNQQTRALKVSSRDQANAIYQSNLPAGTMTLGGWFGSGSYQAVADLGSAESQNNGAYGILSLKIPGFSLGLDHRVFLSGGVGLNPNVQDFLSGGQAGLVIEGLFPQRPFDTFSVGTSYASFNSDYFLPGLDPDTYQPGTEWSTEVNYSFNLNQSIKLMPNVQLIMNRGGDPDASPAFVAGFQVWLFF, from the coding sequence TTGGCTTGGCTTTTTGCCTTGGGTGTGGCGGGAACTGTTTCAGCAGCACAGAATTCTCGTGCTGAGAATGCTTTTTATAGCGATCAGCAAGGTCACTCTGGTCGGGAGCATCGCGGTGAGATTGAGGCGGATCTAACAACGGATCAAGAAAACAAATCTGAACGTCTTAAAGATCGGCAATCGAGCCAAGTGCTTCCGATTATTTCATTGAAAGAGGGATGGAATTTAAACCGAGCTTTGTCGACACCGGATTGGTTTGAACTTAATGCGTCGATACTGAGCCAAAATAACGCGTCGTTTTCCTCTCCTCCGGTTCAGCCAACGTCGTCAAATCTGATTAATTTAGGTTTTCGTTTGATGCCTCTGAAGGCGGTAAGCAATCTTTCTCCTCAGCAGCAAAAATCGAGTGTGCATGAACAGCACGATCATCAACCTTTTGAATCGAAGATTGCTATCAACGCTCTTTTTACGCAGCGTGCAGGTCAGATCCTTTCGTCATCGATTCCGAATCAGCTCAACACACAGTGGAATTTTGGCAATGGCCCGATCGCACGGCTCAATTATTTGAATTTGGAATATCAAGCGGAAGGTGAGCTCATCTCTATGGTCAAATTAGGAAAATTGATGCAAGCTCAAGATTTTACTGTTAATCCCATCCAATGTTATTTTTCTAGTTTTGGTCTTTGTGGTTGGGCAGAAGGGGTCCCCTCGATGATTGACATACCTGGCAATCCTTTCAATAGCTACGGTGCAGTTGTTGCGTTTGGCGATTCAAACAAAGCGAACTTAAGATATGGAATTTATCAGATTGCTCCGAACACATTTGCTCCTAAATATCATGGTATGGATTTTCGGTTCAACCAAGGAAATGGAGTTGCTCACTTTGCGGAATTGCGTGTCCCAATCGTTATAGATGCACAAATTCCTGTTCAACTCAATCAGCAAACCCGCGCTTTAAAGGTCTCCTCTCGCGATCAAGCGAATGCAATTTATCAGTCCAACTTGCCGGCCGGGACGATGACTCTTGGTGGTTGGTTTGGGTCAGGATCTTATCAGGCTGTGGCTGATCTAGGGTCTGCCGAATCTCAAAATAATGGTGCCTATGGAATTCTTAGCTTGAAGATTCCAGGGTTCTCTTTGGGTTTGGATCATCGTGTTTTCTTGAGTGGCGGTGTGGGATTGAATCCCAATGTCCAAGATTTTCTCTCAGGTGGACAAGCGGGTCTTGTGATTGAGGGTTTGTTCCCTCAAAGACCTTTCGACACATTCAGTGTTGGAACGAGCTATGCCTCCTTTAATAGTGATTATTTTTTGCCTGGTTTGGATCCAGATACATATCAACCCGGTACTGAATGGTCTACTGAAGTTAACTATAGTTTTAACCTGAACCAAAGTATCAAACTGATGCCTAATGTCCAATTAATTATGAATCGTGGTGGAGATCCTGATGCCTCACCTGCATTTGTTGCAGGATTTCAGGTTTGGTTGTTTTTCTAG
- the glgX gene encoding glycogen debranching protein GlgX — MNHERIDNLPTDTLQGFRTRPGKPLPFGVSHVPGGLNFSIYTSAGTACTLVLFSRESNTCLTEIKIPDHYRIGDVYSIIIYDLDDEDIEYGFRIDGPNAPQDGYRFDPEKILMDPYAKVISGRDRWGEEPHWDNPYQYRSRIAFDDFDWESDHPLEINDADLIIYELHVRSFTKSESSKNKFRGTYAGIVEKIPYLKSLGINAVELMPIFEFDEFENSRIHPDTGERLYNYWGYSTVGFFAPKAGLAESGRFGMQVDEFKQLVKKLHQAGIEVILDVVFNHTAEGNERGPTISFKGLDNKIYYMLTPEGYYFNFSGTGNTLNCNNPVVRNLVLDCLRYWTSEYHIDGFRFDLASILGRDPWGAPLSNPPLLESLAFDPILSSCKLIAEAWDAGGLYQVGTFPAFGRWSEWNGKYRDTLRRYLKGDDGQLGEMAQRVQGSPDLYQWNGRSPATSINFITCHDGFTLADLVSFNGKHNEANGENNQDGGNDNYSWNCGAEGWTDDSNILSLRSKQCMNALSMLMTSRGTPMLLMGDEFGRSQQGNNNAYCIDSPLTWVDWNLLESNHLLFEFTQKLIRFRHVHPCLRINDFTHHGSKYFPSCSFHGTSPWQVNWSDDSKQLAWLMSCDKSENDDTDTVYVATNTAHYATWFDLPSLPNGYEWHLNFNTGDSKTPMINKSSPFRDQGILVGERSVVIFSASRSET, encoded by the coding sequence ATGAATCACGAAAGAATTGACAATCTACCGACTGATACGCTTCAAGGTTTTCGGACCAGGCCAGGAAAACCTTTGCCCTTCGGTGTTTCTCACGTTCCAGGTGGCCTAAATTTCTCAATCTATACTTCTGCAGGAACGGCCTGTACATTGGTACTTTTCAGTCGAGAAAGCAACACATGTCTGACTGAAATCAAAATCCCCGATCACTATCGAATTGGTGATGTTTACTCGATTATTATCTATGATCTTGACGATGAAGATATTGAATATGGCTTCAGAATAGATGGCCCCAATGCACCACAAGATGGCTATAGGTTTGATCCAGAAAAAATCTTAATGGATCCATATGCAAAAGTCATTTCAGGAAGAGATCGGTGGGGAGAAGAGCCCCATTGGGACAATCCATACCAGTATCGATCGCGTATTGCATTTGATGACTTTGACTGGGAGAGTGATCATCCGCTTGAAATAAATGATGCTGATCTTATAATTTATGAGCTTCACGTACGATCATTTACCAAAAGTGAATCTTCCAAGAATAAATTTAGAGGTACCTATGCAGGTATTGTAGAAAAAATCCCCTATCTCAAATCACTGGGCATTAACGCTGTTGAATTAATGCCAATTTTCGAATTTGACGAATTTGAAAATTCGAGAATTCATCCAGATACCGGAGAACGGCTGTACAACTACTGGGGCTATAGCACGGTTGGATTCTTTGCTCCCAAAGCCGGACTCGCAGAGTCAGGACGTTTTGGTATGCAAGTTGATGAATTCAAGCAGTTAGTGAAAAAGCTCCATCAAGCGGGTATTGAGGTCATTCTTGATGTTGTTTTTAATCACACGGCCGAGGGGAACGAGCGAGGTCCGACAATCTCTTTCAAAGGGTTAGACAACAAAATATACTACATGCTAACGCCAGAAGGATATTATTTTAATTTTAGCGGAACAGGTAATACTCTTAACTGCAACAACCCAGTCGTAAGAAATTTAGTTCTTGATTGCCTAAGATATTGGACATCTGAATACCATATCGACGGATTCAGGTTTGACTTGGCAAGTATATTAGGACGCGATCCGTGGGGTGCACCCCTCAGTAATCCACCGCTACTAGAATCGCTCGCCTTTGACCCAATTTTATCGTCGTGCAAATTAATTGCAGAAGCCTGGGATGCTGGTGGCTTATATCAGGTCGGTACATTTCCTGCATTTGGACGATGGTCTGAGTGGAATGGAAAATATAGAGACACCCTAAGACGCTATTTAAAAGGTGATGACGGCCAACTGGGTGAAATGGCTCAAAGAGTTCAAGGATCCCCTGATCTCTATCAATGGAACGGTCGGTCACCGGCGACATCGATTAATTTCATTACCTGCCACGATGGATTTACTTTGGCAGACTTAGTTTCCTTTAATGGAAAGCATAATGAAGCAAATGGAGAAAATAATCAAGATGGTGGGAATGACAATTACAGCTGGAATTGTGGCGCTGAAGGTTGGACAGATGACAGCAATATCCTCTCACTGCGAAGCAAACAATGCATGAATGCTCTCAGCATGCTGATGACAAGTAGAGGAACACCCATGTTACTCATGGGGGATGAATTTGGAAGATCACAACAAGGAAATAACAACGCTTACTGCATTGATTCACCACTCACATGGGTTGACTGGAATTTATTAGAAAGCAATCACTTGCTTTTTGAATTCACACAAAAACTAATTCGCTTCAGGCATGTGCATCCATGCTTGCGCATCAACGACTTTACCCATCATGGAAGTAAATACTTTCCAAGCTGTAGCTTCCATGGCACATCGCCTTGGCAGGTCAATTGGTCTGATGATTCAAAACAACTTGCATGGCTTATGAGCTGCGACAAATCAGAAAATGATGACACTGACACTGTTTATGTTGCCACAAACACCGCTCACTATGCGACATGGTTTGATTTACCCTCATTACCCAATGGCTATGAATGGCATTTAAATTTCAATACTGGGGACAGCAAAACTCCCATGATTAATAAGTCCTCGCCATTCAGAGATCAAGGCATCCTAGTCGGTGAAAGATCCGTCGTTATTTTTTCTGCGTCTCGATCCGAGACGTAA
- a CDS encoding Dps family protein: MSSAPQIDIGIDQAEREQITAGLSRLLADTYVLYGNTHGFHWNVTGPMFNTLHLMFMDQYTELWNALDVIAERIRSLGVVAPHGGSTLASLASIKEAPQQPAALDMVRELVAGHEAVARTARSVFPLVEAASDEPTADLLTQRLQVHEKTAWMLRSLLES; the protein is encoded by the coding sequence ATGTCCAGCGCACCCCAAATCGACATCGGCATCGACCAGGCTGAACGTGAGCAGATCACGGCCGGGCTGAGCCGACTGCTCGCTGACACATACGTCCTCTACGGCAACACCCACGGGTTCCATTGGAACGTCACCGGTCCGATGTTCAACACCCTGCATCTGATGTTCATGGATCAGTACACCGAGCTCTGGAACGCGCTGGACGTCATTGCTGAGCGCATCCGGTCCCTTGGTGTGGTGGCACCGCACGGTGGGTCGACGCTGGCGTCCCTGGCCTCCATCAAGGAAGCCCCGCAGCAACCGGCCGCCCTCGACATGGTGCGTGAACTCGTGGCTGGCCATGAAGCCGTGGCCCGCACGGCCCGCAGTGTGTTTCCCCTGGTGGAAGCGGCCAGTGACGAACCGACGGCCGACCTGCTGACTCAACGATTGCAGGTCCACGAAAAAACGGCCTGGATGCTGCGCAGCCTGCTGGAAAGCTGA
- a CDS encoding SpoIIE family protein phosphatase encodes MSIGLFILFVARGWWGFAVAIPAGLMNIDFLGRYYSFIIYMIEILVLTLCINSRHGNRLLEKGHIIIIGFLFWLAIGAPLHYLSHYFLVGLTHNEAFTLAEKALLNGVVNILIAFIAYSAISLFKNQRKSKRAQVSIQALTLSTVYSLIVFISLFTASALFNNVNTMQAKNLSIFFRDQAAYIFDTLSLSSSQEEQEKIIQYMESQNVFFRWENLNSPGQVVTTNNQDIDSIMESYKPSSVRTPLSRLAAELAEPPNKIRLLMPPSDDKARLLKKIEMSYWKVRLYNENEAVTIIQRALPSFNALISFYRSMLNILIISLVIGIVISVVISITIQREFVSVLKPKSKHASASIKKERAANDEDIYLQLSPICEVSELASKVNERTAVIEASKEQIEELNNIAQQQLSTAGEIQQCFLGVRDECAEEPDVSLFMRPAYNAGGDWYDIFEVNSKTYIVVADVCDKGVGAALFMSVFRSLIRYSAESLCIQNPETTEPLDQVIESVNNYMSTKHAATTMFATVFLACINRDLKQLDYVLAGHEPPILLSSKGDSYEFEYSGPAIGLFPDTDYSIGTTKYDTGSILVGYSDGVVDARNTEDISYGHERLMQLILKLKKSDSNLKAKTITDTLVHELDEHIGEAAQFDDITAVAAIL; translated from the coding sequence ATGAGTATCGGACTTTTTATCCTCTTCGTCGCCAGAGGCTGGTGGGGATTCGCGGTGGCAATCCCTGCAGGTTTAATGAATATAGATTTTCTAGGACGTTATTACTCATTCATTATCTACATGATTGAGATATTAGTTCTAACACTATGCATCAATAGTCGCCATGGAAATCGCTTACTAGAAAAAGGTCATATTATTATTATTGGTTTTCTATTTTGGCTGGCAATAGGAGCCCCTTTACATTATCTGTCTCACTACTTTCTGGTTGGACTAACCCACAATGAAGCCTTTACACTGGCAGAAAAAGCACTGTTGAATGGTGTCGTCAATATATTGATTGCATTCATTGCTTATTCAGCTATTTCCTTATTTAAAAATCAACGGAAATCCAAAAGAGCGCAAGTCTCTATTCAGGCCTTAACACTTTCAACCGTTTACAGCCTGATTGTGTTTATTTCATTATTCACAGCTTCTGCACTCTTTAATAATGTCAATACAATGCAGGCTAAAAATCTTTCAATATTCTTTCGCGACCAAGCTGCATACATTTTCGACACATTGAGCCTAAGCAGCTCACAAGAGGAGCAAGAAAAAATTATTCAGTATATGGAGTCGCAAAATGTATTTTTCCGTTGGGAGAATTTAAATTCTCCAGGTCAAGTCGTAACGACAAACAATCAAGATATCGATTCAATTATGGAATCTTATAAGCCTTCATCGGTTCGCACACCACTCTCGAGGCTTGCTGCTGAACTAGCAGAGCCACCGAACAAAATTAGGTTGTTGATGCCTCCAAGTGATGACAAAGCACGGCTACTTAAAAAAATTGAGATGAGCTATTGGAAAGTAAGACTCTACAACGAAAATGAAGCTGTCACAATCATTCAGCGCGCTCTACCGAGTTTTAATGCTCTCATTAGTTTTTACCGCAGCATGCTAAATATATTGATCATCAGCCTTGTGATCGGAATCGTTATTAGTGTTGTTATATCAATCACAATACAAAGAGAATTCGTTTCTGTCCTAAAACCAAAAAGCAAGCATGCAAGCGCTAGCATCAAAAAGGAAAGAGCTGCTAATGATGAGGATATTTATCTACAACTTTCACCCATATGTGAAGTTAGTGAACTTGCGAGCAAAGTCAACGAGAGAACAGCAGTCATTGAGGCTAGTAAGGAGCAAATCGAGGAGCTCAACAATATTGCACAACAGCAATTGAGTACAGCTGGTGAAATCCAGCAATGCTTTCTTGGAGTTCGTGACGAATGTGCTGAAGAACCTGATGTCAGTCTCTTTATGCGCCCTGCATACAATGCAGGTGGAGATTGGTACGATATATTTGAGGTTAACAGTAAGACCTATATTGTTGTCGCAGATGTTTGTGATAAAGGAGTGGGTGCAGCACTCTTTATGTCTGTGTTTCGAAGCCTCATTCGATATTCTGCAGAGTCACTCTGCATTCAAAATCCCGAAACGACAGAGCCACTGGATCAAGTCATAGAGAGCGTCAATAATTATATGAGCACGAAACATGCTGCTACTACTATGTTTGCCACTGTATTTTTAGCCTGTATCAATAGGGATCTCAAACAACTTGATTACGTACTAGCAGGCCATGAACCACCTATCCTCCTGAGCTCGAAAGGAGACAGCTACGAATTTGAATATTCTGGGCCAGCGATTGGTTTATTTCCAGACACAGATTATTCAATTGGAACCACTAAATATGATACTGGTTCAATACTAGTGGGCTACTCCGACGGAGTTGTCGATGCTCGGAACACCGAGGATATTTCTTACGGACACGAAAGGTTGATGCAGCTAATTTTAAAACTCAAAAAAAGTGACTCGAATCTAAAAGCCAAAACAATCACTGATACTCTTGTCCATGAACTTGATGAGCATATTGGTGAAGCAGCTCAATTTGATGACATAACTGCTGTGGCAGCTATCCTGTAA
- a CDS encoding ATP-binding protein — MKLNDMDNTINKQKPEKYEAPASMEFWDNFTDFATDQIKHSPLDESRAYKLRLAYEELISNIIRYANNATDQEGDFARLEVSLSIKTIDSKPWLILQTKDNGVQFNPNFYNRSPIDTEQPVAERQIGGLGIFLIEQSVDKATYEWRDNKNVYQLKMSC, encoded by the coding sequence GTGAAATTAAATGATATGGATAACACGATAAACAAACAAAAGCCAGAGAAATATGAAGCACCAGCATCAATGGAATTTTGGGATAATTTTACTGATTTCGCAACTGATCAGATCAAGCATTCTCCACTCGATGAATCACGTGCCTACAAATTGAGGCTGGCATATGAGGAATTAATTTCTAACATTATTCGATATGCAAATAATGCAACTGATCAGGAAGGTGACTTCGCCAGGCTAGAAGTGTCTTTGAGTATCAAAACCATTGACTCTAAGCCATGGCTGATCTTACAGACCAAAGACAATGGTGTTCAATTCAATCCAAACTTTTACAATCGATCACCAATTGATACCGAGCAGCCAGTAGCCGAACGACAGATTGGCGGGCTCGGAATTTTTCTGATTGAGCAATCAGTGGACAAGGCCACATACGAGTGGAGAGACAACAAAAACGTATATCAACTAAAAATGAGTTGCTGA
- the aspS gene encoding aspartate--tRNA ligase, translated as MRSNGCGDLREQTIDKQVQLCGWVDRRRDHGGVIFIDLRDRSGTVQITVDPDLGAEAFAVAEHLRSETVLLVEGKVRARPAESLNDKLATGAVEVLASSISVLNSVKGNLPFPVSVHDEENTREELRLRHRYLDLRRKRMNDNLRLRAQTIQAARRFLEDEGFIEVETPVLTRSTPEGARDYVLPSRVCGGEWFALPQSPQLFKQLLMVGGIERYYQVARCFRDEDLRADRQPEFTQLDIEMSFMDQEQILELNEALICSIWKAVKGIDLPRPFPRMTWHDAMERYGTDRPDTRYGMELTNVSDIVKDMGFKVFSGAVKSGGAVKCIAVPGGNDALSNVRIKPGGDVFSEAQKAGAGGLAFIRVRDGGEIDTIGAIKDNLSDAQKQELLSRTGAEPGTLLLFGAGDTATVNKALDRVRQYLAKDLGMVKADRDNDQWNFLWVVDFPMFEFNSDENRYEALHHPFCAPNTEDLGSDASKWADTLPGARAQAYDLVLNGLELGGGSLRIHDSALQRQVLQTVGLPLEEAQEQFGFLMDALDVGAPPHGGLAFGVDRMVMLLAGEESIRDTIAFPKTQQARCLMTSAPGGVADKQLEELHVASTWVNPSEEDQN; from the coding sequence ATGCGCAGCAACGGTTGCGGCGACCTGCGCGAGCAGACCATCGACAAGCAGGTGCAACTGTGCGGCTGGGTGGACCGACGCCGTGATCACGGTGGAGTGATCTTCATTGACCTCAGAGACCGCAGCGGCACGGTGCAGATCACTGTTGATCCTGATCTGGGAGCAGAGGCGTTCGCGGTCGCCGAGCATCTCCGCAGCGAAACCGTGCTGCTGGTTGAGGGGAAAGTCCGCGCCCGTCCTGCCGAATCCCTCAACGACAAGCTGGCCACGGGGGCCGTTGAAGTGCTGGCCAGCAGCATCTCTGTGCTGAACAGCGTCAAGGGCAACCTGCCGTTCCCCGTCTCGGTGCACGACGAGGAAAACACTCGCGAAGAGTTGCGACTGCGTCACCGCTATCTGGATCTGCGCCGCAAGCGCATGAACGACAACCTACGCCTACGGGCCCAGACCATCCAGGCCGCCCGTCGCTTCCTGGAGGACGAAGGCTTCATCGAGGTGGAGACCCCGGTGCTGACTCGTTCCACCCCGGAAGGTGCACGTGACTACGTGCTGCCAAGTCGGGTCTGCGGCGGCGAATGGTTCGCCCTGCCCCAGTCCCCTCAGTTGTTCAAGCAGCTGCTGATGGTGGGCGGCATCGAGCGGTACTACCAGGTAGCCCGCTGTTTTCGCGACGAGGATCTGCGCGCTGACCGCCAGCCGGAATTCACCCAGCTGGACATCGAAATGAGCTTCATGGATCAAGAGCAGATCCTGGAGCTAAACGAAGCGCTGATCTGCTCCATCTGGAAGGCAGTCAAAGGCATCGATCTGCCGCGGCCCTTCCCGCGCATGACCTGGCATGACGCCATGGAGCGCTACGGCACAGACCGGCCCGACACCCGCTATGGCATGGAGCTCACCAACGTGAGCGACATCGTCAAGGACATGGGCTTCAAGGTGTTCAGCGGCGCCGTGAAATCCGGTGGCGCGGTGAAGTGCATTGCGGTTCCCGGCGGCAATGACGCCCTTTCCAACGTGCGCATCAAGCCTGGCGGCGATGTGTTCAGCGAGGCTCAGAAAGCCGGTGCCGGTGGCCTGGCCTTCATCCGAGTTCGGGATGGCGGCGAAATCGACACGATCGGCGCCATCAAGGACAACCTCAGCGATGCGCAGAAGCAGGAGCTGCTCAGCCGCACCGGCGCGGAACCCGGCACCTTGCTGCTGTTCGGAGCCGGCGACACCGCCACGGTGAACAAAGCCCTCGACCGGGTGCGCCAGTACTTGGCCAAAGATCTGGGCATGGTCAAGGCCGACCGGGACAACGACCAGTGGAACTTCCTCTGGGTGGTGGACTTCCCGATGTTCGAGTTCAACAGCGACGAGAACCGCTACGAGGCATTGCACCACCCCTTCTGCGCCCCCAATACCGAGGATCTCGGCAGCGATGCGTCGAAGTGGGCCGACACCCTGCCGGGTGCCCGGGCCCAGGCCTACGACCTGGTGCTCAATGGCCTTGAGCTCGGCGGTGGCTCCCTGCGCATCCATGACTCCGCCCTGCAGCGCCAGGTGTTGCAGACCGTTGGATTACCTCTTGAGGAAGCTCAGGAGCAGTTCGGCTTCCTGATGGACGCTCTCGATGTGGGTGCACCTCCCCACGGCGGCCTGGCCTTCGGTGTGGACCGAATGGTGATGCTGCTGGCCGGCGAGGAATCGATCCGCGACACCATTGCCTTCCCCAAAACCCAGCAAGCGCGCTGTTTGATGACCAGTGCACCGGGCGGCGTGGCCGACAAGCAGCTCGAGGAACTGCATGTGGCCAGCACCTGGGTCAATCCAAGTGAGGAAGACCAGAACTAG
- a CDS encoding STAS domain-containing protein, whose amino-acid sequence MTLAINVTKAENYVTMTLSGEVDTKTAPDLLQELTALDLHTLSQLRLELAEVGFMSSAGLRALVFAKQKMPHSSSLYVIGASTVIRDTITKTGLAQAVVMVGAEGEIK is encoded by the coding sequence ATGACACTTGCAATTAATGTCACCAAAGCTGAGAATTACGTGACCATGACTCTGAGTGGTGAAGTTGATACAAAAACAGCCCCAGATCTTTTACAAGAGCTGACCGCACTTGATTTACATACTCTTAGTCAATTACGTCTGGAGCTTGCAGAGGTTGGCTTCATGAGTAGCGCAGGACTCAGAGCTCTTGTTTTTGCAAAACAAAAAATGCCTCATAGCTCAAGTCTGTATGTCATCGGAGCTTCAACAGTAATTCGAGACACCATCACAAAAACCGGACTGGCTCAAGCAGTTGTCATGGTGGGCGCAGAGGGTGAAATTAAATGA
- a CDS encoding STAS domain-containing protein, with product MDIQTETFKNWQVIKVSGQIDSKTVVKLRDFIDSELKTNQPVALELTDVPFMSSAGLRTLLTLQRKTKELNLDLALIGLGEGIADTMKVTGFYQFFTVYESLEAIPGA from the coding sequence ATGGATATTCAAACTGAAACGTTTAAAAACTGGCAAGTGATCAAGGTTAGTGGGCAAATTGACTCAAAAACAGTGGTCAAACTTAGAGATTTCATCGATTCAGAGCTTAAGACTAACCAACCCGTTGCTCTAGAACTCACAGACGTGCCATTCATGTCGAGTGCTGGCTTACGTACACTCTTAACTCTTCAACGAAAAACAAAAGAGCTTAATCTCGATCTGGCTCTGATCGGCCTAGGAGAGGGGATTGCTGACACGATGAAAGTGACTGGTTTTTATCAGTTTTTCACCGTCTACGAGTCACTTGAGGCAATTCCTGGAGCCTAA